The following proteins are encoded in a genomic region of Periophthalmus magnuspinnatus isolate fPerMag1 chromosome 21, fPerMag1.2.pri, whole genome shotgun sequence:
- the gabpa gene encoding GA-binding protein alpha chain codes for MSKGEPEEMIEIEIDGQDKQTCLEEGVEEQTITASDLVQQDIDINEPIGNLKKLLEPRVQISLDAYEICLQDIQLHPDHSLFDQGVKTDGTVQLSLQIIAKPGEEKLNILEIVKPVETVEVVIDPDAAGEEGTLVEEGQLIAVERSALSDETSEQVTRWAAALEGYRKEQVRLGIPYDPVLWTADQVIHWAVWVMKEFNIDEMEIGSIHIPGRELCAFSQEEFLQKVPNGEILWSHLELLRKYVLASQDPSGSDATVTIDQPVQIIPAQVSTPTTIKVLKPNRGPRTPRISGEERSSPGNRTGNNGQIQLWQFLLELLTDKDARDCISWVGDEGEFKLNQPELVAQKWGQRKNKPTMNYEKLSRALRYYYDGDMISKVQGKRFVYKFVCDLRTLIGYSAAELNTLVTECEQKKLARMQIHGIGQPLTTVTLATTTLEKDS; via the exons ATGTCTAAAGGTGAACCAGAAGAGATGATCGAAATTGAGATTGATGGACAGGATAAACAGACATGCCTTGAAGAAGG tgTGGAAGAACAAACAATCACTGCATCAGATTTAGTTCAACAAGACATTGATATTAATGAACCTATTGGTAACTTGAAGAAGCTTCTAGAGCCTCGTGTCCAGATTTCTCTTGATGCATATGAAATCTGTTTGCAGGATATTCAG CTGCATCCTGATCACAGCCTGTTTGATCAAGGAGTTAAAACTGACGGGACAGTGCAGCTGAGTctccagattatagctaaaccag GGGAagaaaaactgaacattttggaGATTGTAAAGCCAGTCGAAACAGTAGAAGTGGTGATAGACCCTGATGCAGCAGGGGAGGAAGGGACTTTGGTGGAGGAAGGACAGCTCATTGCGGTGGAGCGATCTGCTCTCTCTGATGAAACTTCAGAGCAGGTTACTCGCTGGGCTGCAGCACTTGAAGGCTACCGAAAAGAACAGGTTCGCCTTGGTATACCATATG ACCCGGTCCTATGGACAGCAGACCAGGTGATCCACTGGGCTGTATGGGTAATGAAGGAGTTTAATATTGATGAGATGGAGATTGGCAGCATCCATATTCCTGGTCGCGAGCTCTGTGCTTTCAGCCAAGAGGAGTTCCTCCAGAAAGTGCCCAATGGAGAGATCCTATGGAGTCACCTTGAGCTCTTACGAAAAT ATGTGTTGGCCAGTCAAGACCCAAGTGGGAGTGATGCTACAGTCACAATTGACCAAC CTGTCCAAATAATACCAGCTCAAGTCAGCACCCCCACTACAATTAAGGTGTTAAAGCCTAATCGTGGCCCAAGAACACCTCGTATTTCTGGAGAAGAACGCAGCTCTCCTGGCAATCGTACAG GTAACAATGGTCAGATTCAGTTGTGGCAGTTTTTGCTGGAGTTGCTGACAGACAAAGATGCCAGAGACTGCATCTCCTGGGTCGGTGATGAAGGAGAATTCAAACTGAACCAGCCTGAGCTTGTGGCACAGAAATGGGGACAGCGCAAGAACAAGCCCACTATGAATTATGAGAAGCTGAGCCGAGCGCTGAG GTATTATTATGACGGTGACATGATCAGCAAGGTGCAAGGAAAGCGTTTTGTGTACAAGTTTGTGTGTGACCTAAGGACTCTGATTGGGTACAGTGCTGCTGAGCTCAACACCCTTGTGACAGAGTGTGAGCAGAAGAAACTAGCTCGGATGCAGATACATGGGATCGGTCAGCCTTTAACTACAGTCACCTTGGCCACAACAACACTGGAGAAGGACAGCTAA
- the u2af1 gene encoding splicing factor U2AF 35 kDa subunit isoform X1: MAEYLASIFGTEKDKVNCSFYFKIGACRHGDRCSRLHNKPTFSQTIALLNIYRNPQNSVQSADGMTCAITDMEMQEHYDEFFEEVFTEMEEKYGEVEEMNVCDNLGDHLVGNVYVKFRYEEDAEKAVIDLNNRWFNGQPIHAELSPVTDFREACCRQYEMGECTRGGFCNFMHLKPISRELRRELYGRRRKNRHRSRSRSRERRSRSRDRGRGGGGGGGGGGGGGRDHDRRRSRDRERSGRF; the protein is encoded by the exons ATGGCAGAGTATCTTGCGTCCATTTTTGGTACAGAAAAAGATAA AGTGAACTGCTCTTTCTATTTTAAAATTGGTGCCTGTCGTCATGGAGACCGATGCTCTAGGCTGCATAATAAGCCTACATTCAGCCAG ACAATTGCCCTGCTCAACATTTATCGTAACCCTCAAAACAGTGTGCAATCTGCTGATGGCATGACCT GTGCCATTACTGATATGGAGATGCAGGAGCACTATGATGAGTTCTTTGAG GAGGTCTTCACAGAAATGGAAGAAAAGTATGGTGAAGTTGAAGAGATGAATGTATGCGACAACCTCGGGGACCATTTAGTTGGAAATGTCTATGTGAAA TTTCGCTATGAAGAAGATGCTGAGAAGGCTGTCATAGATCTCAATAACCGCTGGTTTAATGGTCAGCCTATTCATGCAGAGCTCTCTCCGGTCACAGATTTCAGAGAGGCTTGCTGCCGCCAGTATGAGATGGG AGAGTGCACTCGTGGTGGCTTTTGCAATTTCATGCACCTGAAGCCTATTTCAAGAGAGCTAAGAAGAGAGCTCTATGGACGTCGAAGAAAAAA CCGTCACAGGTCTCGCTCGCGGTCCCGGGAAAGACGGTCCCGCTCGAGggacaggggcagaggaggtggaggaggcggaggaggtggaggaggtggaggccgTGACCATGACCGTCGTCGCTCTAGAGACAGGGAGCGCTCTGGGAGGTTTTGA
- the u2af1 gene encoding splicing factor U2AF 35 kDa subunit isoform X2: protein MTCAITDMEMQEHYDEFFEEVFTEMEEKYGEVEEMNVCDNLGDHLVGNVYVKFRYEEDAEKAVIDLNNRWFNGQPIHAELSPVTDFREACCRQYEMGECTRGGFCNFMHLKPISRELRRELYGRRRKNRHRSRSRSRERRSRSRDRGRGGGGGGGGGGGGGRDHDRRRSRDRERSGRF from the exons ATGACCT GTGCCATTACTGATATGGAGATGCAGGAGCACTATGATGAGTTCTTTGAG GAGGTCTTCACAGAAATGGAAGAAAAGTATGGTGAAGTTGAAGAGATGAATGTATGCGACAACCTCGGGGACCATTTAGTTGGAAATGTCTATGTGAAA TTTCGCTATGAAGAAGATGCTGAGAAGGCTGTCATAGATCTCAATAACCGCTGGTTTAATGGTCAGCCTATTCATGCAGAGCTCTCTCCGGTCACAGATTTCAGAGAGGCTTGCTGCCGCCAGTATGAGATGGG AGAGTGCACTCGTGGTGGCTTTTGCAATTTCATGCACCTGAAGCCTATTTCAAGAGAGCTAAGAAGAGAGCTCTATGGACGTCGAAGAAAAAA CCGTCACAGGTCTCGCTCGCGGTCCCGGGAAAGACGGTCCCGCTCGAGggacaggggcagaggaggtggaggaggcggaggaggtggaggaggtggaggccgTGACCATGACCGTCGTCGCTCTAGAGACAGGGAGCGCTCTGGGAGGTTTTGA
- the cbsb gene encoding cystathionine beta-synthase b produces the protein MLFSTSSNATAHRPNNQVENEEESTREDEGSGEQQKNKEAVRLIPERNWTRPDLPSKCTWRLGASLSQSPHFHSLRTKAPKILPDILWQIGDTPLVRLNKIPKDYGLKCELLAKCEFFNAGGSIKDRIAMRMVEDAERAGVLKPGDTIIEPSSGNTGIGMALVAAVKGYRCIITMPQKMSMEKVNVLKALGAEIVRTPNSASFDSEESHIGVAWCLKNKIPNSHVLDQYRNPSNPLAHYETTAEEILAQCDGKIDMVVAGAGTGGTLTGVARKLKERCPNIKVVAVDPEGSVLIESKEKKLHKPFEVEGIGYDFIPTVLDRSIIDIWYKVSDTETFTMARKLIKNEGLLCGGSSGSAMVAAVMMAQQLKEGQRCVVILSDSVRNYMSKFLSDQWMWDKDFFTPEAPVDARPWWWDITVQNLPLSTPVSVSPSVSCQKTIEVLQEKGFDQVPVVEDSGTILGVVTLQTILCSLLAGTVELSDHVNKVLSTSFKQIHLRDHLGKLSHILQANHFALVVQDHIQCNTEGLSCQKQKIFAVVTAMDFLDYIITLEAEL, from the exons ATGCTCTTCTCAACAAGCAGCAATGCTACTGCTCATAGACCCAACAATCAGGTAGAGAATGAAGAGGAATCTACCAGGGAGGATGAAGGCAGTGGGGAGCAGCAGAAGAACAAAGAAGCAGTCAGACTCATCCCTGAAAGAAACTGGACACGGCCCGATCTGCCCAGTAAATGCACTTGGCGATTAGGGGCATCACTTTCTCAGTCTCCTCACTTTCACTCACTGAG GACAAAGGCACCTAAAATCTTGCCAGACATCCTGTGGCAAATTGGAGACACTCCTTTGGTCCGGTTGAATAAGATCCCTAAAGATTATGGACTGAAGTGTGAGCTCT TGGCCAAATGTGAGTTCTTTAATGCGGGTGGCAGCATTAAAGATCGGATTGCGATGAGGATGGTAGAAGATGCTGAGAGAGCTGGGGTCCTTAAACCTGGTGACACAATCATTGAACCAAGCTCCGGCAACACAG GTATAGGCATGGCCCTGGTTGCTGCAGTAAAAGGTTATCGCTGTATTATAACAATGCCCCAGAAGATGAGTATGGAAAAG gtGAATGTCCTAAAGGCACTTGGAGCTGAAATTGTACGCACACCAAATTCTGCCTCGTTTGATTCAGAAGAGTCCCATATCGGTGTGGCTTggtgtttgaaaaataaaattcctAATTCACACGTCCTTGACCAATATCGTAATCCCAGTAACCCCCTGGCTCACTATGAAACCACGGCTGAGGAGATACTGGCTCAGTGTGATG GTAAAATTGATATGGTGGTTGCTGGAGCAGGCACAGGAGGCACACTCACTGGTGTAGCTCGGAAATTAAAAGAGCGTTGCCCCAATATTAAG gttGTTGCTGTGGATCCAGAGGGCTCTGTTCTAATTGaatcaaaagaaaagaaactgcACAAACCATTTGAAGTTGAAGGCATTGGATATGACTTTATTCCTACTGTGTTGGACAGATCT attaTTGACATATGGTATAAAGTCAGTGACACAGAGACATTTACTATGGCACGCAAGCTTATCAAGAATGAAGGTCTTTTGTGTG ggggcagcagtggctcggCCATGGTCGCAGCAGTGATGATGGCTCAGCAGCTCAAAGAGGGTCAGCGCTGTGTGGTCATCTTGAGTGATTCTGTCCGCAACTACAT GTCAAAGTTCCTCAGTGACCAGTGGATGTGGGACAAAGACTTCTTCACTCCAGAAGCTCCAGTGGATGCTAGACCATG GTGGTGGGACATCACCGTCCAAAATCTGCCCCTGTCTAcccctgtctctgtgtcaccATCAGTCTCCTGCCAAAAGACCATTGAGGTCCTACAAGAGAAAGGGTTTGATCAAGTCCCCGTTGTGGAAGACTCAGG CACCATTTTGGGCGTGGTCACTCTGCAGACCATTCTCTGCTCCTTGTTGGCTGGTACTGTTGAACTTTCAGATCATGTCAACAAGGTGCTCAGCACAAGTTTCAAACAG ATCCATCTAAGAGACCATCTGGGAAAACTGTCGCACATACTCCAGGCCAACCACTTTGCTCTTGTGGTCCAGGATCATATTCAGT GTAACACTGAAGGCTTGTCTTGTCAGAAGCAGAAGATTTTTGCAGTTGTGACGGCGATGGACTTTCTTGACTACATAATCACACTAGAGGCAGAATTGTGA